The following proteins are encoded in a genomic region of Hippocampus zosterae strain Florida chromosome 2, ASM2543408v3, whole genome shotgun sequence:
- the zgc:154075 gene encoding putative oxidoreductase YteT isoform X3: MKEPAVAFAKKGYHVLLEKPMATTAKDCIEIVAACSKTGVMLCVGHVLRYDPYICKIKELIDSGVIGDVIHIQHLEPVGFFHFAHSYVRGNWRNEAESSFSLLAKSCHDIDLIHHWAGTRRCLKVTSFGFVSHFSPENKPAGAGDRCLDCSVEDTCPYSARKIYLDRVKQNPFAWPLSVLCPDTLPDIETVSEALRTGPYGRCVYECDNDVCSNQIVNMEFEGGLTAAFSMVAFTEDICKRKTTIYGSKGELSFKNDEIRVFDFLTQKATDYVVSVDCPKNFGLSGHSRADYCLIDSFISAVANNDPTLIASGPEETLRSHLLVFEAERSRRESRVVHLDYSG; this comes from the exons TGCTCGAAGACCGGCGTGATGCTGTGCGTGGGTCACGTTCTACGATACGATCCCTACATCTGTAAGATAAAG GAGTTGATTGACAGCGGTGTCATTGGTGATGTGATCCACATCCAGCACTTGGAGCCA GTTggcttttttcattttgctcacTCCTACGTTCGGGGAAACTGGAGGAATGAGGCGGAAAGCTCGTTCTCTCTTCTGGCCAAATCGTGTCACGACATTGACCTGATTCATCACTGGGCCGGAACACGCAG GTGTTTGAAAGTGACGTCGTTTGGTTTTGTCAGCCACTTCAGTCCAGAGAACAAG CCGGCAGGGGCTGGTGATCGCTGCCTGGACTGTTCCGTCGAGGACACCTGTCCTTACTCCGCAAGGAAAATCTACCTGGACAGGGTGAAACAG aaCCCCTTTGCCTGGCCGCTGTCCGTCTTATGCCCTGACACCTTGCCAGACATCGAGACTGTATCTGAGGCTCTGAGGACTGGCCCATACGGCCGATGCGTCTATGAGTGTGACAACGACGTCTGCAGTAACCAG ATTGTTAACATGGAGTTTGAAGGTGGCCTGACCGCAGCCTTTTCTATGGTGGCTTTCACCGAAGATATCTGCAAACGAAAAACAACTATCTATGGCAGCAAG GGCgagttgtcatttaaaaacgaCGAGATCCGCGTGTTCGACTTTCTAACCCAGAAAGCCACCGATTATGTGGTGAGCGTGGATTGCCCCAAGAACTTTGGCCTGTCCGGACACAGTCGAGCTGATTACTGCTTGATCGACTCGTTCATTTCTGCTGTGGCT aacaatgacccgacactcaTCGCCTCTGGTCCCGAGGAGACGCTGCGGAGCCACTTGCTGGTGTTTGAGGCGGAGCGATCGCGACGAGAAAGCAGGGTGGTTCATTTGGACTACTCCGGGTGA